A stretch of the Psychroserpens sp. Hel_I_66 genome encodes the following:
- a CDS encoding THC0290_0291 family protein yields MTLNFKQLTFVLIFMLGINVGHSQLGFSHEIGVIAGPVAFQSDFGERTDLETNAGNTGIGIGIVHYINFAYRADCNCYSTDTFFNDHFKIRNEVSWNRTKLNHFGKWVDASRTSENAERLRSHSGIAQNLDIGTQLEFFPKSIRSFQSFGYSFAPFVSLGVHFTSYNPEVYTNYNGSTNINDSSNFFQPWVNATDPNFNEDPFLFTGNSTAWSVVGSVGSRYKLTVLSDLMIDLRWQYFFGDRVDGLDHNLKSNKANDWLVWLNFGYIYYLN; encoded by the coding sequence ATGACGCTTAATTTTAAACAATTAACTTTTGTGCTAATTTTTATGCTGGGCATAAATGTAGGCCACTCCCAGCTTGGTTTTTCACATGAAATAGGCGTTATTGCTGGGCCAGTTGCATTTCAGTCAGATTTTGGAGAACGTACCGATCTTGAAACCAACGCTGGAAACACTGGTATAGGAATAGGAATTGTTCATTATATAAATTTCGCTTACAGGGCAGATTGTAACTGTTATTCAACAGATACTTTTTTTAACGATCACTTTAAAATACGAAATGAAGTTTCATGGAACCGCACAAAATTGAATCATTTTGGCAAGTGGGTCGATGCCTCACGTACTAGCGAAAATGCAGAACGGTTAAGAAGTCATTCAGGTATCGCACAAAATCTAGATATTGGTACACAACTTGAATTTTTTCCAAAAAGCATAAGATCATTTCAATCTTTTGGCTATTCGTTTGCACCATTTGTAAGTTTAGGAGTTCATTTTACATCTTACAATCCAGAGGTTTACACGAACTATAATGGATCAACAAATATTAATGACTCAAGTAATTTTTTCCAACCTTGGGTAAATGCAACCGACCCAAACTTTAATGAAGATCCATTTTTATTCACTGGTAATTCTACAGCGTGGTCTGTTGTTGGTAGTGTAGGGTCTCGTTATAAATTGACCGTTTTATCAGATTTAATGATTGATTTGAGATGGCAATATTTCTTCGGAGATAGAGTTGACGGTTTAGACCATAATCTAAAATCTAATAAAGCTAACGATTGGCTTGTTTGGTTAAACTTCGGTTATATCTATTATTTAAATTAA
- a CDS encoding TonB-dependent receptor → MKFRLSILLLFSIIICNSQTVTVLEEGTNEPISGVSIFNLEKDKSVITDLDGKALLNDFRLDEVIYFQNLLYKKKSIKISNKDLDFTVYLVPKIEDLNQIVISASKFEQSKRDIPQTIVNISAKDIQFQNPQTSADLLESTGNVYIQKSQLGGGSPIIRGFSTNRLLITVDGVRMNNATFRGGNLQNVISIDPFTIQNTEITLGAGSVVYGSDAIGGVMSFYTQKPQLSYKDSLFFSANAVARYATANQEKTGHLDVNFGIKKWAFLTSASYTDFDDLRMGNHGPDDYLRPEYVETINGEDVIVQNENPRIQTPTGYDQINFLQKVRYEPKEDLSFDLGLYYTTTSDFPRYDRLIRYRGDELRSAEWNYGPQRWFMGNIQMTKLSSRSNLYDKLQVTSAYQNFQESRFDRDFQSNIRNIREEAVDAYSFNLDLEKEMSGKSTLFYGLEYVYNNIYSSGDELNIETNISTPTVSRYPDGSNWQSMAAYASFKYKPNPKFVFQSGLRYNHIIANADFTENNEYLNLPFDSTKLDAGALTGTAGISWIPNEIMQWKLNASTAFRAPNIDDIGKVFDSEPGSVVVPNQDLKPEYAYGGELGLKLNFDNIFVVDLATYYTFLDDALVRRDSTLNGESQIEYDGELSNVQAIQNASKAWIYGFEAGIRLNFTENFKLTSQYNIIGGTEDENGIEVPVRHIAPSFGNTHLAWENGKFQTDVFAEYNNELSFSELAPSEQSKDYIYALDANGNPYSPSWYTLNFRTRYRYSEAISVTASLENITDQRYQTYSSGIAAPGRNFILSLRYTL, encoded by the coding sequence ATGAAGTTTAGGCTTTCAATTTTACTCTTATTTTCGATTATAATTTGCAATTCCCAAACGGTAACAGTTTTGGAGGAGGGAACAAATGAGCCTATATCTGGTGTAAGTATTTTTAATTTGGAGAAAGACAAATCTGTTATTACAGATTTGGATGGTAAGGCCTTACTAAATGATTTTAGACTTGATGAGGTTATCTATTTTCAGAATTTATTATATAAAAAGAAATCAATAAAAATCTCAAATAAGGATCTTGATTTTACGGTCTATCTGGTTCCTAAAATTGAAGATTTAAATCAAATTGTTATTTCTGCTTCAAAATTTGAACAAAGCAAACGAGATATTCCACAAACTATAGTAAACATTAGTGCTAAAGACATCCAGTTTCAAAATCCCCAAACCAGTGCAGATCTTTTGGAGAGCACAGGAAATGTTTACATTCAAAAAAGTCAATTAGGTGGTGGTAGCCCGATTATTAGGGGTTTCTCAACAAATAGACTTTTAATTACAGTTGATGGTGTTAGAATGAACAATGCCACCTTTAGGGGAGGAAATCTCCAAAACGTAATCTCAATTGATCCATTTACAATTCAAAATACCGAAATAACACTTGGTGCAGGATCTGTAGTCTATGGAAGTGACGCCATTGGCGGTGTGATGAGCTTCTATACTCAAAAACCACAATTATCTTATAAAGATTCTCTGTTTTTTAGCGCCAATGCTGTAGCGAGGTATGCAACTGCCAATCAAGAAAAAACAGGTCATTTAGATGTTAACTTCGGAATAAAAAAATGGGCATTCCTAACTAGTGCAAGTTATACAGATTTTGATGATTTAAGAATGGGAAATCACGGTCCTGATGATTATCTAAGACCAGAATATGTAGAGACCATAAATGGAGAAGATGTGATTGTTCAAAACGAGAATCCTCGCATTCAAACTCCCACTGGCTATGACCAAATTAATTTTTTACAAAAAGTAAGATATGAGCCAAAAGAAGATTTAAGTTTTGATCTAGGTTTGTATTATACAACAACTTCAGATTTCCCTAGGTATGATAGACTCATACGATATCGTGGCGATGAATTACGTTCTGCAGAGTGGAACTATGGCCCACAACGTTGGTTTATGGGTAATATTCAAATGACCAAATTGAGCAGTCGTTCTAATTTGTATGATAAGTTACAGGTCACTTCAGCATATCAAAATTTTCAGGAAAGTAGGTTTGATAGAGACTTTCAATCTAATATTAGAAATATTAGAGAAGAAGCAGTAGATGCTTATTCTTTCAATTTAGATTTAGAAAAAGAAATGAGTGGTAAAAGCACTCTTTTTTATGGTCTCGAGTATGTGTATAATAATATATATTCAAGTGGAGACGAGTTAAATATAGAAACAAATATCTCAACCCCCACAGTATCTAGATATCCAGACGGTTCCAATTGGCAGTCTATGGCAGCATACGCCAGTTTTAAATATAAGCCCAATCCAAAATTTGTATTTCAGTCTGGATTGAGATACAATCATATCATTGCCAACGCAGATTTTACCGAGAATAATGAGTATTTGAATTTACCTTTTGATTCGACAAAACTTGATGCAGGAGCGTTAACGGGAACAGCAGGAATTAGCTGGATTCCTAATGAAATAATGCAATGGAAATTAAACGCATCTACAGCCTTTAGAGCGCCAAATATCGATGATATTGGTAAGGTGTTCGATTCCGAACCTGGATCTGTCGTTGTGCCAAATCAGGATTTAAAACCAGAATATGCTTATGGAGGCGAGTTAGGACTTAAACTAAATTTCGATAATATTTTTGTTGTTGACTTAGCCACCTACTATACCTTTTTAGACGACGCATTAGTGCGTAGAGATTCCACTTTAAATGGCGAGTCGCAAATAGAATATGATGGCGAATTAAGTAACGTACAAGCTATCCAAAATGCATCAAAAGCTTGGATTTACGGTTTTGAGGCAGGCATACGACTTAATTTTACCGAAAACTTTAAACTCACATCCCAATACAATATCATTGGAGGAACTGAAGACGAAAATGGTATAGAAGTTCCTGTAAGACACATTGCCCCAAGTTTTGGGAACACGCATCTAGCATGGGAAAATGGAAAATTTCAAACCGACGTTTTCGCTGAGTACAACAACGAATTATCATTTAGCGAGTTGGCGCCTTCAGAGCAATCAAAAGATTATATATACGCTTTAGATGCAAACGGAAACCCCTATTCACCCTCTTGGTACACCTTAAATTTCAGGACGAGATATCGCTATTCCGAAGCTATTTCGGTAACCGCATCCTTAGAGAACATTACAGATCAACGTTACCAAACCTACTCGTCTGGAATTGCTGCTCCTGGAAGGAATTTTATTCTTTCACTTCGTTATACCTTATAA
- the recO gene encoding DNA repair protein RecO: MLIKTKVIVISKLKYRDNDLIVKCFTQHRGAVSYLLKGVLNTKKGSSKAAYYQLLSQLQIEENYKQNQSLQFIKEVRLDYNFTTLHTNLYKSSIVMFLSEVLASVLREEEENTQLYSYLETTFRWLDVKDEFSNFHLLFLLNLTKHLGFYPDISDTNRMYFNLSSGLFQSTKQDNYSISGENLTILKQLLGINFDALDQIKLNSKQRQSFLAMLLLYFELHLGTFKKPRSLQIFNQVFN; this comes from the coding sequence ATGCTTATTAAAACCAAAGTAATAGTTATCTCTAAATTAAAATATAGGGATAATGACCTTATTGTAAAATGTTTTACACAGCATAGAGGTGCGGTAAGTTATTTGCTAAAAGGTGTTTTAAACACCAAAAAAGGAAGTTCTAAAGCAGCGTATTACCAACTGCTCTCACAACTTCAAATTGAAGAGAATTACAAGCAAAACCAATCCTTGCAATTCATTAAAGAGGTTAGATTAGACTACAATTTTACAACGCTTCATACCAACCTCTATAAAAGTTCAATAGTCATGTTTCTTTCTGAAGTTTTAGCCTCTGTATTAAGAGAAGAGGAGGAGAACACACAATTGTATTCTTATCTAGAAACCACCTTTAGATGGTTGGATGTCAAAGATGAGTTTTCTAATTTTCACTTGCTGTTTCTCTTAAATCTCACTAAGCATCTTGGTTTTTATCCAGACATTTCAGACACAAACCGAATGTATTTTAACCTAAGTAGTGGTCTTTTCCAATCTACAAAGCAGGACAATTATAGTATTTCTGGTGAAAATTTAACAATACTAAAACAGCTCTTAGGCATAAATTTTGATGCACTAGATCAAATCAAATTGAATTCTAAACAAAGACAATCCTTTCTGGCAATGCTATTGTTATATTTTGAATTACATTTGGGCACTTTTAAAAAACCAAGATCTTTACAAATTTTCAACCAAGTTTTTAATTAA
- the gdhA gene encoding NADP-specific glutamate dehydrogenase, which yields MKDKIEAFLKLVKEKNSHETEFLQAVHEVAETVIPFIEENPKYKGKMLLERMVEPERTIIFRVPWIDDKGDTQVNRGFRVEFNSAIGPYKGGLRFHPSVNLSILKFLGFEQVFKNSLTTLPMGGGKGGSDFNPKGKSDNEVMRFCQSFMTELFRHIGANTDVPAGDIGVGGREIGYLFGQYKRLQNEFTGVLTGKGISYGGSLIRPEATGYGCVYFAKNMLAEKGDSLKGKTVIISGSGNVAQYACEKATQLGAKVVTMSDSSGYIHDKDGIDAEKLAHIMEIKNVNRGRISEYLDKYSDATFHEGERPWSVNCDIALPCATQNELNGDEAKLLIDNKVIIVAEGANMPTTPEAIEAFQKAKVLFSPGKASNAGGVATSGLEMSQNSLRLSWTREEVDEKLHKIMDDIHASCVEYGTREDGYVDYVKGANVAGFVKIADAMLAQGVV from the coding sequence ATGAAAGATAAAATTGAAGCTTTTTTAAAGCTCGTAAAAGAAAAAAATAGCCATGAAACTGAATTTTTACAGGCTGTTCACGAGGTAGCAGAAACAGTAATTCCTTTTATTGAGGAAAATCCTAAGTATAAAGGTAAGATGCTTTTAGAGCGCATGGTCGAGCCAGAAAGAACGATAATCTTTAGAGTGCCTTGGATTGACGATAAAGGAGATACTCAGGTAAATAGAGGGTTTAGAGTTGAATTTAATTCTGCTATTGGACCGTATAAAGGTGGATTGCGTTTTCATCCTTCAGTAAACTTAAGTATTCTTAAATTTTTAGGATTTGAGCAAGTATTTAAAAATTCATTGACAACACTTCCTATGGGTGGAGGTAAAGGAGGATCGGATTTTAATCCTAAAGGAAAGAGTGATAATGAAGTCATGCGTTTTTGTCAATCATTCATGACAGAATTATTTAGACATATTGGTGCAAATACAGATGTGCCAGCAGGAGATATTGGAGTAGGTGGTCGTGAGATTGGATATTTGTTTGGACAGTATAAAAGATTGCAAAATGAATTTACTGGTGTTTTAACCGGAAAAGGTATTAGCTATGGTGGTTCATTAATTAGACCAGAGGCGACTGGTTACGGTTGTGTTTATTTTGCTAAAAATATGCTAGCCGAAAAAGGAGATTCTCTAAAAGGTAAAACAGTAATTATTTCTGGTTCTGGCAATGTTGCACAGTATGCTTGCGAGAAGGCAACCCAATTGGGTGCAAAAGTGGTAACGATGTCAGATTCTTCGGGATACATTCACGATAAAGATGGTATTGATGCAGAGAAACTAGCTCATATCATGGAAATTAAAAATGTGAATCGCGGTAGAATTAGTGAATATTTAGATAAATATAGTGATGCTACTTTTCATGAAGGAGAAAGACCTTGGTCTGTAAATTGTGATATTGCACTACCTTGTGCGACTCAAAATGAGCTTAATGGTGATGAGGCAAAACTTTTAATTGACAACAAAGTTATTATTGTTGCTGAAGGCGCAAACATGCCAACAACACCAGAGGCGATTGAGGCATTTCAAAAAGCAAAAGTTTTATTCTCTCCAGGAAAAGCATCTAACGCAGGAGGAGTAGCTACATCTGGATTAGAAATGAGTCAAAATTCATTAAGACTGAGTTGGACTAGAGAAGAGGTAGATGAAAAGCTTCATAAAATTATGGATGATATTCATGCGTCTTGTGTTGAATATGGCACAAGAGAAGATGGATATGTAGACTATGTTAAGGGAGCAAATGTTGCAGGTTTTGTGAAAATCGCAGATGCTATGTTAGCTCAAGGTGTAGTTTAA
- a CDS encoding two-component regulator propeller domain-containing protein — MFKRIVFILLILLSFKSFSQEFSSLWEGYFSYFEIKDITQGDDKIFAASENAIFSYDVLTNEINKITTIEGLSGETISTIRYSESFDLLVVGYETGLMEIVFNSSEEILSVVDILEKESISPVLKKINHFNEHDGLLYISTDYGISVYDLNQLQFGDTYFIGDGGGQIAINQTAVFDNFIYAACGSNSGLRKASLDNDNLIDFQQWSTISFGNYVAVQTVGNNLCTIDQNKILYEVVSDILNSLITYPTLPVEVKSVDSKLIVALKENVFVYDENFVQIQTASTSVDYDTDFTCATINNDDIYIGTNSTGILKTISGDSQFDLILPDGPSSNSAFKIQTGVDALWVTYGDYTVSFNPNPQRSRGISVLRDSEWNNIPYDSLLNAKNLVDVVINPFNPSQVFISSFQNGILEMNNEEATILYDQDNSGLESLVVPTNPNIISIRQSASKFDRNGLMWTLTSKVDRALKSYDPSTGQWQGYSFSELIPTALSGEQGFGDLEIGGGMKWISSFSNGVIGYNTETQQIKNVSSEEQNMPSSHVRAIALDSRNQLWIGTIRGLRVLFNTSGFVDDPDPSVNEIVILEDGIPTELLSNQFITDIKVDGSDNKWVGTLDSGIFYFSPDGQETIYQFTTANSPLPSNSIADISIDPESGKVYIATNRGLVSFSSGGTKPQETLDEAYIYPNPVRPEYDILGFDDLNNINNGIKVSGLTENVNIKITDIEGNLVAEAQSRVNQRSSRQNYNFAIDGGTGIWNGKNLRGNIVATGVYLFLISDLDSFETKVLKVLVVR, encoded by the coding sequence ATGTTTAAAAGAATAGTATTTATCCTTTTAATTTTATTGTCCTTTAAAAGTTTTTCACAAGAGTTCTCTTCTTTGTGGGAAGGATACTTTTCTTATTTTGAAATCAAGGATATCACACAGGGAGATGATAAGATTTTTGCAGCTTCAGAAAATGCTATTTTTAGTTATGACGTTTTAACCAATGAAATTAATAAGATTACTACTATTGAAGGACTTTCCGGAGAAACAATTTCAACAATTAGATATAGTGAGAGTTTTGATTTGCTCGTTGTAGGTTATGAAACGGGACTTATGGAAATTGTCTTTAATTCTTCCGAAGAAATTTTATCTGTTGTGGATATCTTAGAGAAAGAAAGTATTTCACCTGTTCTAAAAAAAATAAACCATTTTAATGAGCATGATGGGCTTTTGTATATTTCTACAGATTATGGGATTTCGGTCTATGATTTAAACCAATTGCAATTTGGGGACACTTATTTTATTGGAGATGGAGGCGGTCAAATTGCAATAAATCAAACAGCTGTTTTTGATAACTTTATTTATGCAGCCTGTGGGTCAAACAGTGGTTTGAGAAAAGCAAGTTTAGATAATGATAACCTTATTGATTTCCAGCAATGGTCTACAATTAGTTTTGGCAATTATGTTGCAGTCCAAACTGTAGGAAACAATCTTTGTACAATTGATCAAAACAAAATATTGTATGAGGTCGTAAGTGATATTTTGAATTCATTAATTACCTATCCAACTTTGCCGGTAGAGGTTAAATCGGTTGATTCAAAATTAATAGTCGCTCTTAAAGAAAATGTGTTTGTTTATGATGAGAATTTTGTACAAATTCAAACTGCTTCAACTAGTGTTGATTATGATACAGATTTTACTTGTGCAACAATTAACAACGATGATATCTATATTGGTACAAACTCAACGGGTATTTTAAAAACAATTTCTGGAGATTCTCAATTTGATTTGATTTTACCAGATGGACCCTCTAGTAATTCTGCATTTAAAATTCAAACAGGTGTAGATGCGTTGTGGGTAACTTATGGGGATTATACAGTCTCATTTAACCCTAATCCCCAAAGGTCAAGAGGAATTAGCGTTTTAAGAGATTCCGAATGGAACAATATTCCATATGATAGCCTACTCAATGCTAAAAACTTGGTTGATGTAGTAATCAATCCATTTAATCCTAGTCAAGTATTTATTAGTTCTTTCCAAAATGGTATTTTAGAAATGAACAATGAGGAAGCAACTATATTATACGATCAAGATAATAGTGGGCTAGAATCTCTTGTTGTACCAACCAACCCAAATATTATAAGTATTCGTCAATCTGCGTCAAAGTTTGACCGTAACGGATTGATGTGGACACTAACGTCAAAAGTAGATAGAGCTTTAAAATCATACGATCCTTCTACAGGTCAATGGCAAGGATATAGCTTTTCTGAGTTAATACCTACTGCACTTTCAGGAGAACAAGGATTTGGAGATTTAGAGATAGGTGGTGGTATGAAATGGATTTCGTCTTTTTCCAATGGAGTTATTGGATATAATACTGAAACACAACAAATAAAAAATGTTTCATCTGAAGAACAAAATATGCCATCATCTCATGTAAGAGCAATTGCATTAGATAGTAGAAATCAACTTTGGATAGGGACTATTAGAGGACTAAGAGTTTTATTTAATACATCAGGGTTTGTCGATGATCCAGATCCTAGCGTTAATGAAATTGTAATTTTAGAAGATGGTATACCAACCGAATTACTCTCGAATCAATTTATTACAGATATAAAAGTTGATGGATCAGACAATAAATGGGTGGGTACATTAGATTCGGGTATTTTCTACTTTTCACCAGATGGACAAGAAACCATCTACCAGTTTACTACAGCCAATTCACCCTTACCTTCAAATTCAATTGCAGATATTTCAATAGATCCAGAATCTGGTAAAGTTTATATAGCTACAAACAGAGGCCTTGTTTCCTTTTCTTCAGGTGGAACAAAACCCCAAGAAACTTTAGACGAGGCTTATATATATCCAAATCCTGTGAGACCAGAATATGATATTCTAGGTTTTGATGATTTAAACAATATCAATAACGGAATTAAAGTATCTGGACTTACTGAAAATGTCAACATTAAAATAACAGACATTGAAGGAAACCTTGTTGCCGAAGCACAATCTAGAGTCAATCAAAGGTCTTCTAGACAAAACTACAATTTTGCAATTGATGGTGGAACGGGTATTTGGAATGGCAAAAACCTAAGAGGCAATATCGTTGCTACTGGAGTATATTTATTTCTAATTTCAGATTTAGATTCTTTTGAAACTAAGGTCTTGAAAGTACTGGTCGTTAGATAA